In Streptomyces sp. NBC_01717, one DNA window encodes the following:
- a CDS encoding histidine phosphatase family protein, which yields MQLILVRHGQSTNNVRLAEALAAGLRGSPAYERITADVNHYRGRVPDPPLSALGMRQAEALGRALLDERAPFTPTHLYASPTIRAVQTVRPLADAARRPVLLQPDAYEVGGIHVFDPPTRTRQARSGATLMELLQHCPSAEAPPGLFHASDEPWSGGLETQDEQAGPRAQRLLARLREAHEPDDVVLLVTHQHFSQFLLAAALGLDGPQGQRFRLDNTGHLSLRFDGGPAGLDWLNRVEHLEPEDISN from the coding sequence ATGCAGCTCATTCTCGTCCGTCACGGTCAGTCCACCAATAACGTGCGGCTCGCCGAGGCACTGGCAGCCGGACTCAGGGGGAGTCCAGCCTACGAGCGGATCACCGCAGACGTGAATCACTACCGGGGCCGGGTGCCCGACCCACCACTGTCCGCTCTCGGCATGCGGCAGGCTGAGGCGTTGGGAAGGGCACTGCTCGACGAGCGGGCTCCCTTCACGCCGACGCACCTGTACGCCAGCCCGACGATACGGGCGGTGCAGACCGTCCGTCCGCTCGCCGACGCCGCCCGGCGGCCTGTGCTGTTGCAACCGGATGCCTACGAAGTCGGTGGGATCCATGTGTTCGACCCTCCGACGCGCACGCGCCAGGCCCGTTCGGGGGCGACACTGATGGAGCTTCTCCAGCACTGTCCGAGTGCCGAGGCGCCGCCCGGCCTTTTCCACGCATCTGACGAGCCGTGGAGTGGTGGGCTCGAGACCCAGGACGAGCAGGCCGGCCCCCGCGCTCAGCGTCTGCTCGCCCGACTGCGCGAGGCGCACGAGCCCGACGACGTCGTGCTCCTGGTGACTCATCAGCATTTCAGCCAGTTCCTGCTGGCGGCGGCGCTTGGCTTGGACGGGCCGCAGGGGCAACGCTTTCGGCTGGACAACACCGGGCACCTGTCACTGAGATTTGACGGTGGCCCCGCCGGCCTTGACTGGCTCAACCGTGTCGAGCACCTTGAACCAGAGGACATTTCGAACTGA
- a CDS encoding ABC transporter ATP-binding protein: MTKRLAIRWEMLKRCGRLMPGYTAASLAALTISTFVVAATALSVWATVNASTEGDVTRAMTAAALAAGAYALSISCQDATDALVRTTADRFGRLVLHPEIHRDISAMEGMEHLEKSDYLDRVTLLRGGSSPLAASLWTFLTACSNMLKVLIMVVLLGAVTPWLGLLALLAIVPVWCDARGQRVVQATDLETAEMFRHQQHLYGLLTNARHVKEIRTAGVADELLQQQRSTWDSLMARRSRAQFRASVWSTAGWACYAGGFLAGLIWTVSQAVNGSVNLGDITLTVVVAATLRQSIATTVDSFATVSSASRMIEPYVWLRETRRAATSSSADRLPPERLVDGIELRNVSFSYTGAQSPSLRNISLSLRAGSTVALVGEYGSGKTTLVKLLCKFYEPTSGAILVDGVGLDEVDTAAWRTRMSGAFQDFGRFHVPVRVGIGLGDLPNMDDDAALDRALGGAQARDMLSKLPAGLDTVVGSEVGGIELSEGQWQRVALARASMRQKPLLVVFDEPTASIDAPSEHAIFEQFSAFSRSIATRSGAITLLVSHRFSTVTSADVIVVMAHGQVVEVGSHAELMKKGGRYAELYGIQEKGYATS; the protein is encoded by the coding sequence GTGACCAAGCGACTGGCGATCAGATGGGAGATGCTGAAACGGTGTGGCCGGCTGATGCCGGGCTACACGGCCGCCTCGCTGGCGGCCCTGACGATCTCCACATTCGTCGTGGCCGCCACGGCACTGTCGGTATGGGCGACCGTCAACGCCAGCACGGAGGGGGACGTTACGCGGGCGATGACCGCTGCGGCACTGGCGGCCGGGGCGTACGCGCTCAGCATCTCCTGCCAGGACGCGACGGACGCACTCGTGCGCACGACGGCCGACCGGTTCGGACGGCTCGTGCTCCATCCGGAGATCCATCGCGACATCTCGGCCATGGAGGGGATGGAGCACCTCGAGAAAAGCGACTACCTCGACCGCGTAACCCTCCTCAGAGGCGGGTCTTCCCCGTTGGCGGCCAGCCTGTGGACCTTCCTCACGGCGTGCTCCAACATGCTGAAGGTACTCATCATGGTGGTCCTCCTGGGCGCCGTCACCCCGTGGCTGGGACTCCTCGCGCTCCTCGCGATCGTTCCTGTCTGGTGTGACGCCCGAGGTCAGCGTGTCGTCCAGGCCACGGATCTGGAGACGGCCGAGATGTTCCGCCATCAGCAGCACCTCTACGGGCTCCTCACCAACGCCCGACACGTGAAGGAGATACGCACCGCGGGGGTAGCGGACGAGTTGCTCCAGCAACAGCGATCGACATGGGACTCGCTCATGGCGCGCCGTTCCCGCGCGCAGTTTCGCGCGAGCGTGTGGAGCACCGCTGGATGGGCGTGCTACGCCGGCGGCTTCTTGGCGGGGCTGATCTGGACCGTTTCGCAGGCGGTCAACGGCAGTGTCAACCTCGGAGACATCACGCTCACCGTGGTCGTCGCCGCGACGCTGCGGCAGTCGATCGCGACGACCGTCGACAGCTTCGCCACGGTGTCCAGCGCTTCCCGCATGATCGAGCCGTATGTGTGGCTCCGCGAAACGCGACGGGCCGCGACGAGTAGCTCAGCGGACCGGCTTCCGCCCGAACGGCTCGTGGACGGCATTGAACTGCGCAATGTCAGCTTCTCCTACACCGGCGCGCAGTCGCCGAGCCTCCGGAACATCTCGCTGTCCCTGCGAGCAGGCTCGACCGTGGCGCTCGTCGGTGAGTACGGATCGGGCAAGACGACCTTGGTCAAGCTGCTCTGCAAGTTCTACGAACCCACCTCGGGTGCCATTCTGGTGGACGGCGTGGGCCTGGACGAGGTGGACACCGCCGCCTGGCGCACGCGCATGTCCGGAGCGTTCCAGGACTTCGGCCGGTTCCATGTGCCGGTGCGGGTCGGGATCGGACTGGGTGACCTGCCGAACATGGACGATGACGCCGCACTCGACCGTGCGCTCGGTGGAGCACAGGCCCGCGACATGCTGTCGAAACTGCCTGCGGGGCTCGACACGGTGGTGGGATCGGAGGTCGGTGGCATCGAGCTTTCCGAAGGGCAGTGGCAACGCGTCGCCCTCGCGCGAGCCAGCATGCGCCAGAAGCCGCTCCTGGTCGTCTTCGACGAACCCACGGCGTCAATCGACGCACCCAGTGAGCACGCCATCTTCGAGCAGTTCAGCGCCTTCTCACGGTCAATCGCCACACGCAGCGGGGCTATCACCCTCCTGGTCTCCCACCGCTTTTCCACCGTCACTTCTGCGGATGTGATCGTAGTGATGGCTCATGGGCAGGTCGTCGAGGTCGGCAGCCACGCCGAGCTCATGAAGAAGGGCGGACGCTATGCCGAGCTTTACGGAATCCAGGAGAAGGGTTACGCGACTTCGTGA
- a CDS encoding ABC transporter ATP-binding protein, which produces MTEAQFDALLQSKTGPTRHTWADRRDLLGLFRDVPRGRTVLLTLVLLIRCTTPPLVGVALGLTVRGVQRADAIGSLGPLTGPLSLFGVLLVSGHLADAWAPSLTFAAAAAIDGAHRTEVARLASSTLDVVALEASGTHALLREVAADPMLGFEATPGKGATAELRWLVNVAAAVTAALALCWYAWWLVPIVAVPALVNRFLRKREAFGVAARWKWAAGGEAPADVWRRATVGPEAKDIRLFGLADWTVETMHSHILKANLPLWTYAIRLVRTEWTQFALIVAGLVPAYVLAAHSTALGETSVGVLTAVLMGSWSLHQATSSSWDLIEMSGSTNLRNATQELRTALADPDDRSRARLTETANPSSRAARRPGGPPHIVFEDVSFAYAPHLPPVLAAASFEIPAGATVALVGLNGAGKSTLVKLLTQLYRPSSGRILVDGVDLASVPQAVWQSRISAVFQDFIKYESTLEDNIVLGQSQLPTDRDALAAAVAESGLQPVIDRLPRGLASMVSRNREGGVDLSGGQWQQVVLARALMGLGGAPGLLVLDEPTAHLDVNTERETFLRLNARRGTTTTLLITHRLSTTRDADRILFLREGRIEEAGTHEQLMRLDGHYAQMFRIQAERFSKGFTMLEEDS; this is translated from the coding sequence GTGACCGAAGCACAGTTCGACGCTCTGTTGCAGAGTAAGACGGGACCGACCCGGCACACGTGGGCGGACCGTCGAGATCTGCTCGGCCTCTTCCGCGACGTGCCGCGAGGCCGCACCGTGCTGCTGACACTCGTGCTCCTGATCCGTTGCACGACCCCACCGCTGGTCGGCGTCGCCCTCGGGCTGACGGTCCGCGGGGTGCAGCGCGCCGATGCCATAGGCTCGCTCGGCCCCTTGACCGGCCCGCTGTCGCTGTTCGGCGTGCTTCTGGTGTCAGGGCACCTGGCGGACGCGTGGGCCCCGAGCCTGACCTTCGCGGCAGCGGCCGCCATCGACGGGGCGCACCGCACCGAGGTTGCCAGGCTCGCCTCGTCCACCTTGGACGTCGTCGCCCTGGAGGCATCCGGGACCCACGCGCTGCTGCGCGAGGTCGCGGCCGATCCCATGCTCGGGTTCGAGGCCACTCCCGGCAAGGGCGCGACGGCAGAGCTCAGGTGGCTGGTCAACGTGGCCGCTGCGGTCACGGCGGCTCTCGCGCTGTGCTGGTACGCGTGGTGGCTGGTTCCCATCGTGGCTGTGCCGGCCCTGGTCAACCGGTTCCTGCGCAAGCGCGAGGCGTTCGGCGTCGCCGCCCGCTGGAAGTGGGCCGCCGGCGGCGAGGCACCGGCCGACGTGTGGCGGCGCGCCACAGTGGGCCCGGAGGCCAAGGACATCCGGCTGTTCGGCCTGGCCGACTGGACCGTCGAGACCATGCACTCCCACATTCTCAAGGCGAACCTCCCGCTGTGGACCTACGCCATCCGGTTGGTCAGAACCGAGTGGACCCAGTTCGCGCTCATCGTCGCCGGCCTGGTGCCGGCGTACGTCCTGGCGGCGCACTCGACCGCACTGGGCGAGACGTCCGTCGGGGTGCTGACCGCGGTACTGATGGGCAGTTGGTCGCTTCACCAGGCCACCTCGTCGAGCTGGGACCTGATCGAGATGTCGGGCTCGACGAATCTGCGCAACGCGACGCAGGAGCTGCGGACGGCTCTGGCGGACCCCGATGACCGCAGCCGTGCCCGCCTCACGGAGACCGCGAATCCGTCGTCACGCGCAGCCCGGCGCCCCGGCGGGCCCCCTCACATCGTGTTCGAGGACGTGTCGTTCGCCTATGCCCCGCACCTGCCGCCCGTATTGGCAGCAGCCAGCTTCGAGATCCCGGCGGGGGCCACCGTGGCACTTGTGGGACTCAACGGCGCCGGCAAGTCCACCCTCGTCAAGCTACTGACCCAGCTCTACCGCCCGAGCTCCGGTCGCATCCTGGTCGACGGCGTTGACCTGGCGAGTGTCCCGCAGGCCGTCTGGCAAAGCCGGATCTCCGCCGTATTCCAGGACTTCATCAAGTACGAGTCCACGCTCGAGGACAACATCGTGCTCGGACAGTCCCAACTGCCGACCGACCGCGATGCCTTGGCAGCGGCTGTCGCGGAGTCCGGACTGCAACCGGTCATCGACCGGCTGCCTCGCGGGCTGGCTTCCATGGTGTCGCGCAACCGTGAGGGCGGAGTCGACCTGTCCGGTGGACAGTGGCAACAGGTGGTGCTGGCCCGGGCATTGATGGGGCTGGGCGGGGCGCCGGGACTGCTGGTCCTCGACGAGCCCACGGCCCATCTCGACGTGAACACCGAACGGGAGACGTTTCTGCGCCTCAACGCCCGACGCGGGACCACGACGACGCTGCTCATCACCCACAGACTGTCCACGACCCGCGACGCCGACCGCATCCTCTTCCTCCGTGAAGGCAGGATCGAGGAGGCGGGAACGCACGAGCAGCTCATGCGACTCGACGGGCACTACGCGCAGATGTTCCGGATTCAAGCCGAGCGTTTCAGCAAGGGCTTCACCATGCTCGAGGAGGACTCGTGA
- a CDS encoding class I SAM-dependent methyltransferase translates to MHSRKPELEQRHISVWQSVFDATYTSSSAAGAVDDYAGWTDSGGRQQIPDPDMREWADDAAASVSALRPGRLLEVGCGTGLLLRRLAHDCRYVGTDLSAAALTRAAAASDATVEGLHQLPAHEIDSLGGGFDAVVLNSVVQYFPGLDYLRDVLHQAVEAVAGTGHVFVGDVRHVDLLDAQAAAELDAGEGVPLDPERLRHRVRAHRQGNELAVRPTVFEEIHPRVTNVRVRPKTIHPRTAMARFRYDVVLTVDGQPPQRAGTSRAWETIGSNEALRVLVEEFGSEARGAESLEITGIANANIRASAGTGSERGPAHRWAIGPRDLRQLVESHGLASELSWRSCLPDGSFDAVLHRGAEGVEIGARGSAETEDAWFTSAAPSTSPLDALRRVHTDFAGAPRPEV, encoded by the coding sequence ATGCACTCTAGGAAACCCGAGCTGGAGCAGCGTCATATCTCTGTGTGGCAGTCCGTCTTCGACGCCACGTACACCTCGTCGTCCGCGGCGGGTGCGGTCGACGACTACGCCGGCTGGACCGACAGCGGTGGCCGCCAGCAGATTCCCGACCCCGACATGCGGGAGTGGGCCGACGATGCGGCTGCCAGTGTGTCGGCGCTGCGCCCCGGCCGTCTGCTGGAGGTGGGCTGCGGGACCGGCCTGCTGCTGCGTCGCCTCGCCCATGACTGCCGGTATGTGGGGACCGACCTCTCCGCCGCAGCGCTCACCAGGGCAGCCGCGGCGTCCGACGCGACAGTGGAGGGACTGCACCAGCTGCCCGCACACGAGATCGACAGCCTCGGCGGCGGTTTCGACGCTGTTGTCCTGAACTCGGTGGTGCAGTACTTTCCTGGACTCGACTACCTCCGTGACGTGCTCCACCAGGCTGTTGAGGCTGTGGCGGGCACAGGACACGTGTTCGTGGGCGATGTACGCCACGTGGACCTGCTGGACGCCCAGGCGGCGGCCGAACTCGACGCGGGCGAGGGGGTCCCCCTGGACCCGGAGCGTCTGCGCCATCGGGTGCGTGCCCATCGGCAGGGCAACGAACTGGCGGTACGGCCAACGGTGTTCGAGGAAATCCACCCGCGGGTCACGAATGTCCGAGTGCGTCCCAAGACGATCCACCCACGCACCGCTATGGCACGGTTCAGGTACGACGTCGTCCTCACCGTAGACGGCCAGCCTCCGCAGCGCGCCGGCACTTCGAGGGCTTGGGAGACGATCGGCAGCAATGAGGCGCTGCGCGTCCTCGTCGAAGAGTTCGGGTCGGAGGCGCGGGGCGCTGAGTCCCTGGAAATCACCGGCATCGCGAACGCGAACATCCGAGCGTCCGCGGGCACCGGCTCGGAGCGTGGACCGGCTCACCGCTGGGCGATAGGGCCCAGGGATTTGCGGCAGCTCGTGGAGAGTCACGGCCTGGCTTCCGAGCTCTCCTGGCGTTCCTGCCTGCCGGACGGCTCCTTCGATGCCGTACTGCACCGGGGCGCCGAGGGAGTCGAGATCGGCGCGCGCGGCTCTGCGGAGACCGAGGATGCGTGGTTCACCTCCGCTGCGCCCTCCACCAGCCCCCTGGATGCGTTGCGCCGGGTACACACGGACTTCGCGGGCGCGCCCCGCCCGGAGGTGTAA
- a CDS encoding inosamine-phosphate amidinotransferase 1: MSLVNVHNEWDPLREVIIGTIRGAQIPRPGTDLHTVEYPTYQDPQDIPSGSFPQHVVDQTAYELDQLSATLTELGVTVRRPGPRDPSAVFSTPDWSTDGFYDYCPRDVLLAVGQTVIETPMVLRSRFLEPFAYKDLLLEYFDSGTRWLSAPKPRLADDLYDLSREAGSRLLNTEPAFDAANVLRFGTDILYLVSDSGNELGARWLQSTLGEPYTVHACRGLYSSTHVDSTIIPLRPGLVLLNPERVNDQNLPAFLRGWDKIWCPELVDIGFVGDNPYCSVWIGMNLLVVSPGVVIVDDRQKDLIHTLEAHGVDVIPQRLTHSRTLGGGFHCVSLDVRRDGTLDTHR; this comes from the coding sequence ATGAGCCTCGTAAATGTCCACAACGAATGGGACCCGCTGCGCGAGGTCATCATCGGTACAATCCGCGGGGCACAGATTCCCCGCCCCGGCACCGACCTGCACACGGTCGAGTACCCCACCTACCAAGACCCGCAGGACATTCCCAGCGGATCGTTTCCTCAGCACGTGGTCGACCAGACCGCCTATGAGCTGGACCAGCTCAGCGCGACGCTGACCGAACTCGGAGTCACGGTTCGCCGCCCCGGCCCGCGCGATCCGTCAGCCGTGTTCAGCACGCCTGACTGGAGCACCGACGGCTTCTACGACTACTGCCCCCGCGACGTCCTCCTCGCCGTCGGCCAGACGGTCATCGAGACGCCGATGGTGCTGCGCTCGAGGTTCCTGGAGCCCTTCGCCTACAAAGATCTGCTCCTGGAGTACTTCGACAGCGGCACCCGGTGGCTGTCCGCCCCCAAGCCGCGGCTGGCCGATGATCTGTACGACCTGTCCCGCGAGGCCGGGAGCCGGCTCCTCAACACCGAGCCGGCGTTCGACGCGGCGAACGTTCTCCGGTTCGGAACCGACATCCTCTACCTCGTCTCCGACAGCGGCAACGAGCTTGGTGCCCGCTGGCTGCAGTCCACGCTCGGCGAGCCCTACACCGTGCACGCGTGCCGGGGGCTCTACTCGTCCACCCATGTCGATTCGACCATCATCCCGCTGCGTCCGGGCCTGGTCCTGCTCAACCCGGAACGGGTCAACGACCAGAACCTGCCGGCCTTCCTGCGCGGCTGGGACAAGATCTGGTGCCCTGAGCTCGTGGACATCGGCTTTGTCGGGGACAACCCCTACTGCTCAGTGTGGATCGGTATGAACCTGCTGGTGGTCAGCCCGGGGGTGGTCATCGTGGACGACCGCCAGAAGGACCTGATCCACACGCTGGAGGCCCACGGTGTGGACGTGATCCCCCAACGCCTGACGCACTCGCGGACGCTCGGCGGCGGATTCCACTGTGTCTCGCTCGATGTGCGCCGGGACGGGACGCTGGACACCCATCGATGA
- a CDS encoding aminoglycoside phosphotransferase family protein: MEEVNVRLGELSLSPIEPPVQRRHTSLTGLLEIPLQESSLWLKAVPPIFGHEAGVIRWLGQHFSWHVPEVVADGRGWWLSRGFPGVAHEPPAEDYVQMLARMQIASIGHAEELQAIGCPVRSPAGLAAAMERLAARDDLLDAETRKALSASLGQLERCVSELNALDIPPTLIHGDAHQDNVLVTSRGWFLFDWTDSCISNPFIDLAVATRRLSSAQRVRRARAFALEWEAVLKASVVDRAVAAADLVGAAHEAASYQWFLTEIDVSAEDAAGRSRQRESLRRWTHQLIREVDGL, encoded by the coding sequence GTGGAAGAGGTCAATGTCCGCCTGGGAGAACTCTCGTTGTCTCCGATCGAGCCTCCCGTACAGCGTCGCCATACGTCCTTGACCGGGCTTCTGGAGATTCCGCTGCAGGAATCCAGTCTCTGGCTCAAGGCAGTGCCACCCATCTTCGGGCATGAGGCCGGTGTGATCCGATGGCTCGGACAGCACTTCTCCTGGCACGTTCCCGAGGTCGTGGCGGATGGTCGCGGCTGGTGGCTGTCGCGCGGATTCCCGGGGGTGGCCCATGAGCCACCGGCCGAGGACTACGTACAGATGCTCGCCCGGATGCAGATTGCCTCGATCGGCCACGCTGAGGAGCTGCAAGCGATCGGTTGCCCTGTCCGTTCGCCCGCCGGACTGGCTGCGGCGATGGAACGGCTGGCCGCCCGCGACGACCTGCTGGACGCTGAGACGCGCAAGGCGCTATCTGCCTCTTTGGGTCAACTGGAACGGTGCGTGAGCGAGTTGAACGCTCTCGACATCCCGCCCACCCTGATCCATGGAGACGCGCATCAAGACAACGTCCTGGTGACATCGCGCGGATGGTTCCTCTTCGACTGGACGGACTCCTGCATCAGCAATCCCTTCATCGATCTGGCCGTCGCGACACGCCGTCTGTCCTCCGCCCAACGGGTCCGGCGGGCCCGGGCGTTCGCCCTTGAGTGGGAAGCGGTCCTGAAGGCATCAGTGGTTGACCGTGCCGTCGCCGCTGCCGATCTTGTGGGTGCGGCGCATGAGGCGGCCAGCTACCAGTGGTTCCTGACCGAAATCGACGTGAGTGCCGAGGACGCCGCCGGGCGGAGCCGGCAGAGGGAATCGCTGCGCAGGTGGACCCACCAACTGATCCGCGAAGTGGACGGGTTGTAG
- a CDS encoding phosphotransferase: MNLTTISRERLVKPEGGSLGETSIDGDEFVKTYGGGLERGYEKLRLEYEFLRELPPEVAAHFARVTGFHYDESASWAELRLERIRHPAFAKAILRRVITPARTSELLSMILPFLISDLYPIRGGEISGAALYKEFHGDRMLRSLDLLTAHPELRKLATAPTWVVNGITCTSVGGVLEWVNSHASEFFQDSHRLVAGHGDAHLDNMMITEVGAPDFLLIDPRGESLLPPHYDFAKMLKSLRTGYDLVHYGLYGIDVRYTSSAPTISLRISGSYADYYGAGMDVLISLLPSFCQAEGVSESVFVRVVALAEIAHVISLSSYHANRPGGCDVKRVSAYLAIAALLAHELIMKVPDLARPLPIWDKGTECR, translated from the coding sequence ATGAACCTCACCACAATCAGTAGGGAGCGCCTGGTGAAGCCCGAGGGAGGTTCCCTGGGCGAAACCAGCATCGATGGCGACGAATTCGTGAAAACCTATGGCGGCGGACTGGAACGCGGCTACGAAAAGCTGCGCTTGGAATATGAGTTCCTCCGGGAACTCCCGCCCGAAGTTGCCGCGCATTTCGCGCGGGTAACGGGTTTCCACTACGACGAGTCTGCGTCATGGGCCGAGTTGCGCCTGGAGCGGATCAGGCATCCCGCTTTCGCGAAGGCCATCCTGCGTCGCGTCATCACTCCGGCGCGCACGTCGGAATTGCTGTCCATGATCCTTCCCTTCCTGATCTCCGATCTGTACCCGATACGTGGCGGCGAGATATCGGGGGCCGCTCTCTACAAGGAGTTTCACGGGGACCGTATGCTCAGATCCCTGGATCTTCTCACCGCGCACCCGGAGCTTCGCAAGCTGGCAACCGCGCCGACGTGGGTGGTGAATGGCATCACGTGCACTTCGGTCGGGGGTGTTCTGGAGTGGGTGAACAGCCACGCGTCCGAGTTCTTCCAGGATTCCCATCGTCTGGTCGCCGGCCACGGCGACGCCCATCTGGACAACATGATGATCACGGAAGTGGGTGCACCGGACTTCCTTCTGATCGATCCTCGGGGGGAATCACTCCTGCCTCCCCACTACGATTTCGCCAAAATGTTGAAATCGCTCCGTACTGGTTATGACCTCGTGCATTACGGATTGTATGGGATCGATGTGCGGTATACGTCTTCGGCGCCGACGATCTCGCTGAGAATCAGCGGCTCATACGCTGACTACTACGGCGCAGGAATGGACGTCCTCATTTCGCTGCTGCCCTCCTTCTGTCAAGCCGAAGGGGTCTCGGAATCCGTCTTTGTCCGTGTGGTCGCACTGGCCGAGATTGCGCACGTGATCTCTTTGTCCTCGTACCATGCGAACCGCCCCGGCGGCTGCGACGTGAAGCGCGTGTCGGCCTACCTGGCCATCGCCGCCCTGCTCGCCCACGAGCTGATCATGAAGGTCCCGGACCTCGCTCGACCACTGCCCATCTGGGACAAGGGGACAGAATGCCGGTAA
- a CDS encoding DegT/DnrJ/EryC1/StrS family aminotransferase, translating to MTSKELTIEGGSPAVTRSSPLRWPNIDDEDKQAVMAVLDGPPSDLGGPHSRWNRKLEAAFAEFTGAQNCVSLSSATAALYASLLVHGIGPGDEVIVPGLTWVATAMVVAQLGATPVFCDIDPVTFNIDPEKARALVTPATRAIIVVHAHGLPADMSQLSVLCHQRGLYLIEDAAQAAGATYAGQAAGTFGATGCFSLNYKKAFTAGDGGLLVTDDAALLEAVMSYANFGFEPAPAPAKGETASHWSRWLGTNDRLSPMAAALAHSQLRKLPRFIEVAAENAAVLAKIGEFTGFQPPEIPEDRSSTHHLYRVVIDAEALGWQGPASELRDRIIWALHAEGVTAGYWGRAPLNRMTAFRRTTPRFRTVAPDDHRPALAWEPEALPVTEQVLDTSLVLGRAPETLHIADRERVTQWVHAFAKIADRIDVVMSAPHFRPLRPQPPVPELEDRLVVSP from the coding sequence ATGACCAGCAAGGAACTCACCATCGAGGGCGGCAGCCCCGCCGTCACCCGCAGCTCGCCTCTGCGGTGGCCCAACATCGACGACGAGGACAAGCAGGCCGTCATGGCGGTGCTCGACGGACCGCCGAGTGACCTTGGCGGACCGCACAGTCGATGGAACCGGAAGTTGGAGGCAGCTTTCGCCGAATTCACCGGTGCTCAAAACTGCGTCTCGCTCTCGTCGGCGACGGCAGCTCTGTACGCCTCCCTCCTCGTTCACGGAATCGGGCCGGGGGACGAGGTCATCGTCCCCGGTCTGACCTGGGTGGCCACCGCGATGGTGGTCGCCCAACTCGGGGCCACGCCCGTGTTCTGCGACATCGACCCCGTGACGTTCAACATCGACCCGGAAAAGGCGCGAGCCCTGGTCACGCCTGCGACGCGCGCGATCATCGTGGTGCACGCGCACGGCCTTCCCGCCGATATGTCGCAGCTCTCGGTCCTGTGCCATCAGCGCGGTCTGTACTTGATCGAGGACGCGGCCCAGGCGGCGGGTGCGACCTATGCAGGGCAGGCGGCCGGGACGTTCGGAGCAACCGGTTGCTTCTCGCTCAATTACAAGAAGGCTTTCACAGCGGGAGACGGTGGTTTGCTGGTCACGGACGACGCCGCATTGCTGGAAGCTGTAATGAGCTACGCGAACTTCGGATTTGAGCCGGCCCCGGCCCCGGCGAAGGGCGAGACCGCCTCCCACTGGTCCCGCTGGCTCGGGACCAACGACCGGCTCAGCCCGATGGCGGCGGCGCTTGCCCACTCGCAGCTGCGTAAACTACCCCGATTCATCGAAGTCGCGGCGGAGAACGCCGCTGTCCTGGCGAAGATTGGCGAGTTCACGGGCTTCCAGCCGCCCGAGATTCCGGAAGACCGCAGCAGCACGCACCACCTCTACCGTGTGGTGATCGATGCGGAAGCGCTCGGCTGGCAGGGCCCGGCCTCCGAGTTGCGCGACCGGATCATCTGGGCCCTCCACGCGGAAGGCGTCACGGCCGGCTACTGGGGACGCGCGCCTCTCAACCGGATGACCGCCTTTCGCCGCACGACTCCGAGGTTCCGTACCGTAGCCCCGGACGACCATCGCCCGGCCCTGGCTTGGGAACCCGAAGCCCTTCCTGTGACCGAGCAGGTTCTCGACACGTCGCTCGTCCTGGGCCGCGCTCCCGAAACCCTGCACATCGCGGACCGCGAACGCGTGACCCAATGGGTTCACGCCTTCGCCAAGATCGCCGACCGCATCGACGTGGTGATGAGTGCACCGCACTTCAGACCCCTGCGCCCGCAGCCACCGGTGCCCGAGCTGGAGGACCGACTGGTGGTCTCACCATGA